DNA sequence from the Malus domestica chromosome 06, GDT2T_hap1 genome:
ATTATGCAAGTTTTACAATTAATTATACAAATTTTATTACTAATCAAGTACGTAGATTGGAAAACTGGAAATAGGAATTCCAGGGCCAAAGCCAGACAAAGTACCCACAACTTGGCCCACTTAGGCGATCATATTCCGCATGCCACCAAAATGGACTAATTCAAGCGTTCTAGTACGCCCGACTTTTCGCTCATTttaatttggctaataaaaataTCTACGAATGAGAGGAACTTCTCTGTCATAAGGGGCATCAAATTTTAATACGACAACAATCAAGTGGGATAAAGACTTGGATAGTGGACGCAAAGTTTTGTCCATACGAGagaataaaaacaaatgaattcGCCTAATATCACTGTTTGACTAACTGGGCAGATAAGAATCAAACTTATTGGGACCTCTAGAATAGACTATTGGATCAATAGTTAGTTTTCAAGAAAAAGCAATAAAACGATTATAAATTACATTTCAACTGTTgagttgataaaaataaaatatcaatgatctatcattaaaaaatatacgacataactacaaattaaaaaagttactcatttttttaacaaacaatattatctataatATGGGAGATGGTGGGCTTAGCCTCGTAATGggctaataataatgtggttcaaactcaTCTTTAGcaaaatcaaatctaaaatatctcatttacaagtaaagATGAATAACACTAAACAGTAGTACTAAGTAGCAAAAGCTACTCATTTAAgcaattgtaattttttttttaatgaaacgaATTAGATATTTGAAAACTGAACATTCTGGGGAATTTTTATAATGGTTAGAATAGTCTAGGtaacttagggctggtttggtattgttgtgctttgaaaaaaaattgctgtgagaataagcggctgtgctgtgagaataagcggctgtgaaataaatcagcaaagtgtttggtaaacttttttgtaaaagtgcttttggaaaaaaaaaagcagtctaatagtggatcttttcattaaaggagcaatgtagctccgtgtgctttgaaaaaaaagctagttttccaaagctgcaaataacagcttcagttttttcctttgatttcagcttattctcagagcagcttccaaaataagccatttttttttcagtttaccaaacacctaaaacccttacagctttttttcatggtgctttttttttaagcacctcactcccaaattAGGACTTAATATGTTTAAGTATTACATTTTAGGCTAAATTTTTTTCGTGGTCTTTGTGGCGACGCCACACTTTTAATATGATTCTTGTGCTAAAATTGTTATTAATTAAACATTTGTAGTGAGCTCCGTTAGCATTGGAATTCCAAATTTACATTCCTGTTAGTcttccaataaaaaaaataacaggACGTGTCACCTGGATATGTTAACCCAAATTCTTATGTGCATGAACCTTAGGGTGGAAGTCCAAACTGGACAACTGATCCCATCGAAGCTTCCATGGATATAATAAGGATTCTCAACTTTATATTTCAAATGCAATGCACCCACGCCATAAgaaaaatttgaagtttgaaacTTATGCAATTAACCTGTTACATGTTTgaaagatttgcataactcatcactttggccTTTGAGATTCCAAATTGATAAAAGTGattcctgagattgtccaccatctatcattttggtccttccattaaaaactccgttaagtatcccggagctcttggccaaaagtttggacaattttcaaagcttcataactcaatcgtttcttaatcaaattcgacccataatatatcaaaatgaagataggaaagtgtaaaataagattatacctatttcaaagcTCAATGGTTGCCGAAGATTACTTGAAAATAGTTTTAATGTTGACTGGTCCgaatgaaaacttgaaaactcgccggaaactgggtaaactttaaacgttcataacttcttcaatactcaataaaatcaagtgattcaaaaacaaaaatcatacttctcgacgagacaaagagaatggtacctttttagatggctaactcgccatggtttggctggaaaacggctcgaaagtggctaactcgagaccaagacaacCACTTTCAAGTCGTTTTCcgaccaaaccacggcgagttagccgtaaaaaaaggtatcattctctccaccttttgaagaagttatgaacgtttaaagtttacccagtttccgacgagttttcaagttttaactCGGACCAGttaactttgaggctattttccagcaatctccggcaaccattgggcttcgaaataggtatgttcttattctacactttactatcttcattttgatatattatgggtcgaatttggttaagaaacgattgagttacgaagctttgaaaattgcccaaacctccggccaagagctccaggacacttaacggagtttttaatggaagaaccaaaatgatggatgatggatgatgaacaatctcagggaccatttttttCGATTTgtaatctcaaggaccaaagtgatgagttatgcaaatctcaatgacTATTTTGACGATTTACCCTTTTCCAGGGAGCAAACTCACACCCACATACTCTATAAATAAACATAACATTTTACTACCGTTACCTCAAACACACAACACTCTAATTTCCATATCCATCTCTAGAAGCAAATCACACCCTTCAAAGAAAAGGGAGAAATATtgttcattttatattttcgaaGTAAAGAAATTAAAATGGCTGAGAAAGTAGGAGCTGAGAAGTACCAGCAACTGGAACCAGCAACTGGGCGCTCCGGAGGTGATCATGAAGCTTCAGCCACAACGCAATCCGAGGAACTCAAACGCCAGAAGAGAATTAAGATGTACAAATACATTGGCATTTTCATCGTCTTTCAAATCGTTGTCATCAGCGTTTTTGGTTTGACTGTGATGAAAGTTAAGTCcccaaaaatcaggttaggCAACATCTATGTCCTAAGTCTCAACTCCGTCCCGGCCCCACCTTCATTCGACATGAGCTTCGAAACCCAAATCAGAGTTAGGAACTTAAACTGGGGTACCTATAAGTTTAATGACGGCATGGCCACGTTTATGTACGAAGGTGTGCCTGTTGGGCAAGTTGCTATTCCGAGTAGCAAAGTCGGAATGCGGTCCACGAAAAAAATTGATGTTGTGGTGAGTGTGAATTCTGCAGCCTTGCCGAGCAACTCTGCTCTTGGAAATGAACTGAGCAGTGGGCTACTGGTGTTGACCAGTCAAGCCAAGTTGAGTGGAAAGGTTAAGTTGATGATGATcatgaagaaaaacaagtctgCTGAAATGAGCTGCTCTATGATGTTTAATTTGGCAGCAAAGTCTGTCCAAAATTTGGATTGTGACTGAGAGAATATGGCCTCTATACCATGagccaattttatttttatgtttccaGATGTGATTTAGTTTTTACATACTTAATATTCACATATTCCATCATTACATTCTTGTTTGCAATTTGTTGAATTGTGTCTGCATTACTGGAGGAGGTTCTAATTAACAGTAAAGAAATCAATAATATATGAAAGCAAGTGAAATACCATAGCTATAGTTCAGTGGGAGTGCTTGAACTTAATTAGAATTTGACATTGGGCAACCATTATGGACCtggactttttttttccttgtagtTGGTCGTACTACTGGAGTTGATTATTCAGCTTTGAATATGACGTTTTATATGAGTTGCTTCAAAAGTGATCTAATGGCCCACAACTTGTGTCAAAACTTGtgtaaaaatttatatattataatatatattgctaagttttgtatcatatatttttatttttagtttgtactctttttaatttgtaaccattttttttaattgtaccaattttcttttcagtttttttttctttgagtgAAATGATAGCTTTAGTAAGTTAAATATTAGATTAGCCACCGACTGGGTTCAAAACCACGCCGTCATGCAAGTGCATAACATCTTTCCACCACTGTAGTAAAGGGTCACTTgcttcttttcagttttaatgtacccatgtattatttttgttttgtccaTATTTTccaaacttttatttgtactcattTTTTTAACCATTCTTTGAACcaataatttattaataatgaaCCCATTTGTCTTTaaaaatgtaccactttgttatatgtaaatgtaccaattttggttttttaagtaccatttttttatgtaaaatgtacccattttttaatgtaagacctatttatttttttaatctaaaatgtacccattgttttcttatataaaatgtaccaattatttcatataaaacataccACCTTCTTTGTAATGTACCaactttttgtatgtaaaatgtacagtgtaaaaattaccaattttttgtatgtaaaatatCATTAATATAAGTAATGACAAATCATgagttttatttaaatataatttatcTTAATGACAAAGCATGTCATGAAGATAAATTATACTTTTTTATATAagtataatttaatttttaatattttcaattctgcaaattatggattttattaaaaatatcatTAATATAAGTAACTACAcaatatcaaattttaatttaaaattataataacctacataaaaatgcattattatattaatttcaggaattttaataaaaaattgaaaactaacaaaatttcaataaaaaaatattgatatatAGGAATCGCATCTAAAGTCACCCATTAAGTTATTACAGGATCACTCTAACAAAGTAATAAAGAATGAGTGCTAAGTGAGTGAGATAAATACGACATTTGGCATGCATACACTGTCATTGAAAAGGAAATTCACAATTGGCATTTTGTGGACATTTTGTTTATATCTGAAACACTTGCCACGTATCTATTTGTATTTAGTCTTGGGCTAGTTTGGCTTTTTAATAGTCTTGTTGAGATGTATACATTTGAATTTAATTTTTACTATATAATTACTGTTTGAtaaataataagtaaaaaaaCACGTGTTACGTATTATACCATTTTATGTGTTATAATATGAGTATGCGATATGATTAATATGTCATATTTTAAAGTATATCAATTAAGAATACGTATTCATTTTAtaatttaatgaaattgtaAAACCATGTAATAATCATTTTATAGTATACTATATGCAAAGAGAgggagattaaaaaaaattataaaacacataaaaataaaaatatcaaaagtaatttaaaaataccaaacacattaaaaaaattataataatgattttataagtgaaaaaaatgtgaaaaaattgGCAAACGCTCGTGAGCGTATCCTCTacgctttgaggatgggtacATCGCCGTTTCAATTTTTAGAACCATACAAGCCCTCATGAATAGTATATTTAAGGCAGTTCAAAAtaagtaaaatttataataattagtattatgtgacaatgtggtgtgtatatactaatttagtattatgttttccatttttttaagtcaattatatttttcattttcattatttattaatttaaaatatattttctttaacaggTAAAGGgtcaggtcatattacctgataatattaatgGGTCAATTTCgggttgggtcatattacccTTTTacttaacgggtgttacacgacacaacATGTTAAGGTATTGGGCATATTACGAAAATTACACGAACAcaaaaaacacgacacgaatgtcatgtctaaataaaattatgaaaagaaGTTGATGTAGTGGTCAAATATTTTATTTGATGGATAATAGTGACCCCCAAATTTCCTCAAAGCTATGTTTGCTGACGGGCCAACTTTAGTTGACTGTAACTGAACACATAAAATGAAATTATTATTTGTCAAAATATTATGTCTCAAGAGTGGACAAGGCACAAGTTGTGCTCATGTAGCAGTTGAGTACAGAGGACGTTGTCTATGTTGTCCAACTCAAAATGCCTCCCATGTCATATATGTCTTTGTATGGATAATATAGTAACATTCTCTTATCAAATATCTAGCATATATATAATGTTACGTCAGTAGTGTAACTCCAACAAATTTAATGATTAAGATATTGTCACATATATAAGGAGCCATTTAGCTCAACCTTTtaatagatatatatatttttttttgaagataATTGCCAAAGGTTTCCATCTTGAACAATGACCACCAGATAGTCCCTGGCAACTAGGTAAGGAAGAGACTATTTAAGGCCACCAATTAGCCGAACATGGATCATGGGCTTTGGACTCAATCGAGGAGGAAACCACAAAGATCCGATTAACCAAAAAAGATTTCCACCTTTGAAAAATGGCCACCCTCACTGTCAAAAATTCTAATTGTAACCTCGTTAtagcttctttttttcttaacaATTACTATTTGTGGGGTCATGATTTTCAAGGGTCAGAGTAAGACAGATCAGAATATGAATACCTCAGAAGTCCAGTCATGGACTCAAAAGTTTATATGATGGAGTTTTATAGACAGACCATTTATACCACCATCATCCTGATCCAGATAAGTGGGCAAAGTCCGTCGACTTCGCTAAGATTGACCTTCTGATTCTGCAAGACACGGAAACTTGATCATTTATGGAATCAGCCAGGTTTCCTTTATTCTTGGAGATTCCTATAATCTAGGGATTTGGCGTGCGCAGCAACTAATCACACTCCTAAGAGAATGCAATAACTACTCCTAGATATCCTCTGTGATTCTCCTTGTTAAATATGAATCCTGTACCTAAGAAGACTCTCTCTCAATTGACGTAAATACACACATTTAGGGTTCATCTTGGGCATAAAAAATCGCATACTCTATTATCTTGCCTACTGCTTGAGTCTCATAaattgcttactaacttgaccgTTAAAGAGCCTTTGGCCGACACCCAATCAATGTGAAGGTTACTTTACGATTTGTTTACTGTTTTACTTGTAGTTGACCTGCATCTCCTTTCCTCACGATGATGCGTGAATTTGGTTTCAATAActagtgctttcattgagagtgaaCTTATATTCGCTCGACCATATCACTCTACCACAAGCATATTTACAGAAGAAAGTTTAGTTAATGCTGATGTTAACACCATAACATAGAACAATCCACTTCTCGACTATTACTCTCGGCACGAACAATCAGGTCCCTAACGAagaatcaaagccaaatccgaCCGTCACAAACTcattgatgaagaagaaaattgGCACCCTACAAAGAAACCTACCCTTAACAATAATTGCATCTATGGAAGATATGAGGTGCCTGAAGACAAGAAATCTTGTAGCCCTATACCTAGGAAGGGAATTCCGATCACCCTGAGGTGAAACATCCTCAAGCATCACCGATATCACTAAGGACCCTTCATCGAACTACACATGGTTTGATTCTTCAACGACATGAAAAGATATTTAGGCAATCCATTATGAATTCAACCACAATGAATTTCAACGCCGCTCGTCTACGCATAAGCTAGGAGAAACATCTCCAAAGCGTACCTAAATCAAGGCACCTTTGTCAAAGATAATCCCTGATGTAAAACATACATTGTATAATCTTTTATTAGAATTGCATCCATGATATGATTCTTCTTTCGAGAGATATGTAGGTAGTCCATTTCGAATTCAATCACACCCTACCCCTATCAAATCCCTATTCTTTTATAAATAAGAATTTAAGTTGTATTATCTTATGACTGTTGTATGTTCGtttgttcttttctcttttttgtgGTATAAGGAATCCCCTAATATTTTAAATAACACACAGATTTGAAACTTCGCACAATTGTTAGTTTAGAAATTTAAAATGTTTAGTGTCGAAGGAGTCTCCTACAGCCCACTCCATGGTGTTTCGATTAGTAGCTTAGGAGACTCGAGTCATTTAGGCATGGTTACGATAGGTGGACCACGGACACAAGAACATGGCCCCTTGATCCAGAAGTTCCAATGGACATCTGGCTTCCAGAAAGATTATGCAACCTAAGGGTTTGGGGTTATAACATCCAAACTTGGGTTCTATGCCATTCGAGGGAATAATCGAAACGGCGATCTGTAAATCATCCGAGTGGTGGCCTTGAACTCCGACCCGAGTAAGATTACTTCTATCACAGACCAAGGTATTATGCCAAGTATATTTTGCGGTCATCTTGTGCCTAAGTAGGTCCATTTGAGTCATCTAGACTATGAAATCCTTAAGATGATTTATATTCTAGTGGAACTCCGATGTGTGGATATGCCATAGCCAAGTTATTTAAGTGTAGTCCGATCGAAAATGCTCAATCTAATGCATAAGGTCTGACAAAAGGATTTCAAATGTGTTTCTGACCCACATGCAAGTGACCAGGTCCCTAACAAACTTTTGTTTAAGATTCATTATGAATGGACACACAATTCGGGCTAAGAAGAAAGCCCCTTCTTGATGACTTGTGACTATTAAATCCTCAGACCTGAAATTGGGCAACATTAAGAACGAAAACCATTCAGGACCAACTCGTCACTTTCTTATCCTTAATCCAATAAATACAGTAAATAAActtcaaagaaaaatatttttcataGGCCTTAAACCCAGTGTTAGATTAGGACAGTTCTCCAATTATCGAAgtgaaaatatttataaacaatAAGTTTGGGAGATAACATTTTTC
Encoded proteins:
- the LOC103441059 gene encoding late embryogenesis abundant protein At1g64065-like, with the translated sequence MAEKVGAEKYQQLEPATGRSGGDHEASATTQSEELKRQKRIKMYKYIGIFIVFQIVVISVFGLTVMKVKSPKIRLGNIYVLSLNSVPAPPSFDMSFETQIRVRNLNWGTYKFNDGMATFMYEGVPVGQVAIPSSKVGMRSTKKIDVVVSVNSAALPSNSALGNELSSGLLVLTSQAKLSGKVKLMMIMKKNKSAEMSCSMMFNLAAKSVQNLDCD